The following are encoded together in the Fusarium keratoplasticum isolate Fu6.1 chromosome 1, whole genome shotgun sequence genome:
- a CDS encoding CULLIN-2 domain-containing protein, which produces MISGRGGSGARAGRIRPPRRIVRPNERDEGGDFEACWNMLKEALRDIHQKNCSRLSFEELYRAAYKIVLKKKGEALYDRVKAFEEQWFADHVIPKIRDLVTTSLINIGVERTSVTSVNERRQTGEKFLKGLRDTWEDHNMSMNMTADILMYLDRGYSHLEAQRVPIFATTIALFRDHILRSCLNSNTKDTVIDILISVILDQIDMEREGDIIDRNLVRSCSRMLSCLYETEEESENDKLYLTVFEPRFLANSKAYYAAEGKKLLRESDAGTWLRHTQQRLNEEIDRCGTTIELETLPKVTETIDQELIVAHMSEFLALEGSGLRWMIDNDKIDELSILYRLISRVDPKKTALKEILQHRVVELGLEIEKNLKSTDFSTGHGEGEDGGEGDKAKTLNPAAQQTAAAVKWVDDVLRLKDKFDALWTQCFQNDLIIQSALTKSFSDFINMFARCSEYVSLFIDDNLKRGIKGKTEAEVDVVLEKAIVLIRYLQDRDLFQTYYQRHLARRLLHGKSESHDVEKQIISRMKQEMGQQFTSKFEGMFRDLATSSDLSSGYRDHIRNVGDGAKVIDLNINVLTTNYWPPEVMGRTAQIGEGSRVTCEYPPEVQRLQASFEQFYLTNRNGRKLTWIGTTGSADVKCTFPAIPGKSGPLSRERRYEINVPTFGMVVLLLFNDLAEGESLSFEEIQAKTNISTPDLMRTLTAIAVAPKSRVLAKEPLSKSVKPTDKFSFNASFQSKTIRIKAPIINAVSKVEDTSERKKTEEKNNQTRAHIVDAAVVRIMKSRKELSHSQLVSEVLTQLSGRFRPEVSLIKKRIEDLIAREYLERPDEDGMPSLYRYVA; this is translated from the exons CCGAACGAACGCGACGAAGGAGGCGACTTTGAGGCTTGCTGGAACAtgctcaaggaggccctCCGCGACATCCACCAGAAGAACTGCAGCCGACTGTCCTTCGAAGAACTCTATCGCGCAGCCTACAAAATTGTTCTTAAGAAGAAAGGTGAGGCCTTGTATGATCGGGTCAAGGCTTTCGAAGAGCAGTGGTTTGCCGATCATGTTATCCCCAAGATCCGAGACCTCGTTACCACGAGCCTGATCAACATCGGCGTCGAGCGAACATCGGTGACGTCGGTCAACGAGAGACGTCAAACGGGAGAAAAGTTCCTCAAGGGACTACGAGACACGTGGGAGGATCACAACATGTCGATGAACATGACGGCCGATATTCTCATGTACCTCGATCGGGGCTATTCACATCTCGAGGCTCAGCGAGTACCCATCTTCGCCACCACCATCGCCCTCTTCCGAGATCACATCCTACGTTCTTGCCTGAactccaacaccaaggaTACCGTCATTGATATCCTGATATCCGTCATCCTTGACCAGATCGATATGGAGCGTGAGGGAGATATTATCGACAGAAACCTCGTTCGAAGCTGCAGTCGTATGCTTAGTTGTCTCTAcgagactgaggaggagagcgagaACGACAAGTTATACCTCACCGTATTCGAGCCTCGATTCCTCGCCAACAGCAAAGCGTATTATGCCGCGGAAGGCAAGAAGCTTTTACGTGAGTCAGATGCCGGCACCTGGCTTCGACACACGCAGCAGCGACTAAACGAGGAAATTGACCGGTGCGGAACTACGATTGAGTTGGAGACGTTACCAAAGGTTACGGAGACCATCGACCAGGAGCTCATTGTCGCCCACATGTCCGAGTTCCTTGCGCTGGAAGGGAGCGGGTTGAGGTGGATGatcgacaacgacaagatTGACGAACTCTCTATCCTTTACCGTCTTATCTCGCGAGTCGACCCCAAGAAAACGGCACTTAAAGAAATCTTGCAGCACCGTGTGGTTGAGCTTGGTTTGGAGATTGAGAAAAACCTCAAGAGCACCGATTTCTCGACTGGCCATGGTGAAGGCGAGGATGGTGGCGAAGGAGACAAGGCAAAGACTTTGAACCCTGCTGCGCAGCAGacagctgctgctgtcaaGTGGGTGGATGATGTGTTGCGTCTGAAGGACAAGTTTGATGCTCTCTGGACGCAGTGCTTCCAGAACGACTTGATCATCCAGAGCGCCCTGACCAAGAGCTTCTCCGACTTTATCAACATGTTTGCTCGGTGCTCTGAATACGTCTCGTTGTTTATCGATGATAACCTGAAGAGAggcatcaagggcaagacggAGGCTGAGGTCGATGTCGTCCTTGAAAAGGCAATTGTTCTGATTCGGTACCTGCAGGATAGGGACCTGTTCCAGACGTATTACCAGAGACACCTAGCACGACGACTTCTCCACGGAAAGTCGGAGAGCCATGACGTGGAAAAACAAATCATTTCTCGGATGAAGCAAGAAATGGGCCAGCAGTTCACTAGCAAGTTTGAGGGCATGTTCAGAGACCTGGCCACTTCCTCTGATCTTAGCAGCGGCTACCGAGACCACATCCGCAACGTTGGTGACGGTGCCAAGGTCATAgatctcaacatcaacgTGCTCACGACAAACTATTGGCCTCCTGAAGTTATGGGTCGAACTGCACAGATTGGCGAGGGTTCTCGGGTGACGTGCGAATACCCACCGGAGGTGCAACGACTACAAGCGAGCTTCGAGCAGTTCTATCTTACCAACCGCAACGGACGCAAGCTCACCTGGATTGGCACAACTGGAAGTGCCGATGTCAAGTGTACATTCCCGGCTATCCCTGGCAAATCTGGTCCGTTGTCTCGGGAGCGAAGATATGAGATCAATGTGCCAACCTTTGGCATGGTTGTTCTGTTACTCTTCAACGACctggccgagggcgagtCTCTCAGCTTTGAGGAGATTCaagccaagaccaacatCTCGACCCCGGATCTTATGCGAACTCTAACGGCCATTGCTGTGGCACCCAAATCACGCgtcctggccaaggagcccCTGTCCAAGTCGGTGAAGCCCACTGACAAATTCTCCTTCAACGCCTCCTTCCAGAGCAAGACGATCAGAATCAAGGCGCCCATAATCAACGCAGTATCCAAGGTTGAGGACACGAGTGAGAGAAAGAAGACTGAGGAAAAGAACAACCAGACGAGAGCTCACATCGTTGACGCGGCGGTTGTGAGAATCATGAA GTCCCGCAAGGAACTCAGCCACTCGCAGCTCGTCAGCGAAGTTCTCACTCAGCTCTCTGGCCGGTTCCGACCCGAAGTGtccctcatcaagaagcgTATCGAGGATCTCATCGCGAGAGAGTACCTGGAGCGACCCGACGAGGACGGCATGCCATCACTGTACCGCTACGTGGCCTAA
- a CDS encoding U6 snRNA-associated Sm-like protein LSm2 has product MLFFSFFKTLIDHEVTVELKNDIQLKGILKSVDQYLNIKLDDIQVVEELKYPHMSSVKNVFIRGSVVRYVHLPAASVDTQLLEDATRREAAAQQAKAK; this is encoded by the exons atgctcttcttcag cttcttcaagaCCCTCATCGACCACGAGGTCACGGTCGAGCTCAAGAACGACATCCAGCTCAAGGGCATCCTCAAGAGCGTGGACCAGTacctcaacatcaagctcgacgatatccaggttgtcgaggagctcaagtaCCCCCACATG AGCTCCGTTAAGAACGTCTTCATCCGTGGTTCCGTGGTGAGATATGTCCACCTCCCCGCTGCGTCGGTGGACACGCAGCTGCTGGAGGATGCCACCCGAAGGG AAGCTGCGGCTCAGCAGGCAAAGGCCAAGTAA